One stretch of Balneolaceae bacterium DNA includes these proteins:
- a CDS encoding Gfo/Idh/MocA family oxidoreductase, with translation MDNTSFSVCGYGRIGKRHAHIIHNHDKSNLGGIIDPRREAEQEVADSGLDVPVYQSLEEFIRADQNNTDVINICTPNGLHASLAVMALKAGYHVVIEKPMALTRKDCERVIEAAEKTARFVFVVKQNRYSPTSTWLKEIVEEGVLGKINLVQISCFWNRDERYYSPDDWHGTLDLDGGVLYTQFSHFVDILYWVFGDIDNISALFSNETRSDLIDFEDTGSVIFELDRGGMGSLNYTIGCWEKNMESSITVIGSKGSVKIGGQYMNTIEYCNVEDYNQPELPETNPPNDYGPYQGSAANHHFVIENVINTLSGSASVSTTGIDGMKVVDIIERIYKHRKV, from the coding sequence ATGGACAACACCAGCTTTTCCGTTTGTGGTTATGGCCGAATTGGCAAGAGGCACGCGCATATCATCCACAACCATGACAAGAGTAATCTCGGCGGTATCATAGATCCCCGAAGGGAAGCTGAGCAGGAAGTGGCCGATTCCGGACTCGATGTGCCCGTGTACCAGAGTCTGGAGGAATTCATCCGTGCCGATCAAAACAACACCGATGTTATAAACATCTGTACTCCTAACGGTTTGCACGCCTCCTTGGCCGTTATGGCATTAAAGGCCGGATATCACGTGGTCATCGAAAAACCTATGGCCCTGACGCGCAAAGATTGTGAACGCGTTATTGAAGCCGCGGAAAAAACCGCGCGATTTGTCTTTGTGGTCAAGCAAAATCGCTACAGCCCGACCTCCACCTGGCTCAAGGAAATCGTGGAGGAGGGCGTATTGGGGAAAATAAACCTGGTGCAAATATCCTGTTTCTGGAACCGGGACGAACGGTACTACAGCCCGGATGACTGGCATGGAACCCTGGATTTGGACGGGGGCGTGCTTTATACCCAGTTCAGTCACTTTGTGGATATCCTATATTGGGTATTCGGGGATATTGATAACATTTCTGCCCTATTTTCCAATGAGACGCGCAGTGATCTGATTGATTTTGAAGATACCGGTTCCGTGATCTTTGAGCTTGACAGGGGGGGGATGGGCAGCTTGAACTACACCATAGGCTGCTGGGAAAAAAACATGGAAAGCAGTATCACGGTGATTGGCTCAAAGGGGAGTGTTAAAATTGGAGGCCAGTATATGAATACCATCGAATACTGCAACGTAGAAGACTATAATCAACCGGAATTGCCCGAGACCAATCCCCCTAACGACTACGGCCCCTACCAAGGAAGCGCGGCAAACCATCATTTCGTCATTGAAAATGTCATTAATACCTTATCGGGTTCGGCCTCGGTGTCGACCACGGGTATTGACGGTATGAAAGTGGTGGATATCATTGAACGTATTTATAAGCATCGGAAAGTATGA
- a CDS encoding oligosaccharide flippase family protein, with protein MASLTKKVFDGTFWVIGLRAVQKVFDALRQIILARLLFPEDFGLFGIAALMLLAFEVLTRTGFDDAIIHIQNNLSEYLHTSYWIQVARGIVIGSIVYVGAPLISEFFQ; from the coding sequence ATGGCTTCTTTGACAAAGAAGGTATTTGATGGCACATTCTGGGTAATTGGACTTCGTGCCGTTCAGAAAGTTTTTGATGCACTTCGACAAATTATTCTTGCTCGGCTTCTCTTTCCAGAAGACTTCGGTCTCTTTGGTATAGCCGCACTAATGTTACTGGCATTTGAGGTCCTTACCAGGACAGGATTTGACGATGCAATTATTCACATCCAGAATAATTTATCCGAGTATTTACATACGAGTTATTGGATACAAGTAGCTCGTGGCATTGTAATTGGTTCAATAGTTTATGTAGGTGCTCCGTTAATATCGGAATTTTTCCAATGA
- a CDS encoding sulfotransferase, which produces MYGDGDLIIGDKTPQYGLDMSLLKEMWPKARFIHLVRDGMYASRSMTKHPGFIKLINSTISTNELSKMTDGKSLFHASDDPEHKVKHLHLWADNIESILQEAKKIPTGDYLEIRYEDLIRYPRNTIGRIYNFLELEMNKEIIDRSAVMIKPFYFFRSYRGEKSEKLRNSYQENETLSRLMNRFGIPHSK; this is translated from the coding sequence ATTTATGGAGATGGTGATCTTATTATTGGAGACAAAACGCCACAGTATGGTTTGGATATGTCTCTGTTAAAGGAGATGTGGCCCAAAGCTAGATTCATACATTTAGTTCGTGATGGCATGTATGCAAGCAGATCTATGACTAAACATCCGGGCTTTATTAAACTAATCAATTCAACGATATCCACCAATGAACTATCAAAAATGACCGACGGTAAGAGTTTGTTCCACGCCTCTGACGACCCAGAACACAAAGTGAAGCACTTGCATCTTTGGGCGGACAATATTGAATCAATTCTTCAAGAGGCCAAGAAAATACCTACAGGAGACTATTTAGAAATTCGCTATGAAGATTTAATACGCTATCCCCGTAACACTATAGGAAGAATATATAATTTTCTAGAATTAGAGATGAATAAAGAAATTATTGATCGCTCCGCTGTGATGATAAAACCGTTCTATTTCTTCCGGAGTTACAGGGGAGAAAAGTCTGAAAAACTCAGAAACTCGTATCAAGAAAACGAAACCCTTTCCCGTCTGATGAATCGTTTTGGAATACCCCATTCCAAATAA
- a CDS encoding DegT/DnrJ/EryC1/StrS family aminotransferase — protein sequence MDIPLCVPAVGEEEKKLVNEVIESGWLTHGPMNSRFEELFADYIGTKHAIVLNSCTSGLHLTIEANDIDGEVIVPSFSWVASANAIVTAGAT from the coding sequence ATGGATATCCCACTTTGTGTCCCTGCAGTAGGAGAAGAAGAGAAGAAGTTGGTGAATGAGGTAATTGAGTCTGGTTGGTTAACACACGGCCCGATGAATTCAAGATTCGAGGAGTTATTTGCTGATTATATTGGGACAAAACATGCCATCGTACTAAATTCATGTACATCCGGCCTTCATCTCACAATTGAAGCAAATGATATTGATGGTGAGGTAATTGTTCCTAGTTTCTCTTGGGTGGCATCTGCAAATGCTATAGTTACTGCTGGTGCGACCTAG
- a CDS encoding DegT/DnrJ/EryC1/StrS family aminotransferase, with protein MSGKQQKNRGTKMHLQLAIISGCLIFLAAIGVVQMQKIEDLNQARREKSHKLSDLLSEVQWIDTPTELQNRTHVYQTYSIIVDDHINRTDFINYLKNKGIGASVHFDPPIHKQKYYKENYGY; from the coding sequence ATGAGCGGGAAGCAGCAGAAAAATCGTGGTACAAAGATGCATCTGCAGCTGGCTATAATTTCAGGCTGTCTAATATTTTTAGCCGCAATTGGCGTAGTTCAAATGCAAAAAATTGAGGATTTGAATCAAGCTAGGCGAGAAAAATCACACAAATTAAGCGATCTATTGTCAGAAGTTCAATGGATTGATACTCCTACTGAATTACAGAATCGGACACATGTTTATCAAACATATTCCATTATAGTAGATGATCATATAAACAGAACCGATTTCATAAATTATTTAAAAAATAAGGGTATTGGTGCATCTGTTCATTTTGACCCTCCAATACATAAGCAAAAATATTATAAGGAAAATTATGGATATTAA
- a CDS encoding DegT/DnrJ/EryC1/StrS family aminotransferase, producing the protein MAKTGKKPKAIIPVHLYGMPARWQSILDIADHYQIPVVEDAAEALGSKIGEQYAGTFGRLGVFSFNGNKIITTSGGGALLSDEKKLIDHARFLATQAGDSAPHYQHSTIGYNYRLSNISAGIGRGQMEVLDKRIQQKRTLFRRYFERLEGSWFIGENDDTSLGISGIQFLKESDNSYSNRSVDVLL; encoded by the coding sequence ATAGCAAAAACTGGGAAAAAACCTAAGGCAATTATTCCGGTTCATCTTTATGGTATGCCAGCTAGATGGCAGAGCATACTTGATATTGCTGATCATTACCAAATTCCGGTCGTTGAGGATGCAGCTGAAGCTCTGGGATCCAAGATTGGTGAGCAATATGCCGGTACCTTCGGTCGTCTTGGAGTGTTTTCTTTCAACGGTAATAAAATCATTACAACCTCAGGGGGCGGAGCTCTCTTATCAGATGAAAAAAAGCTAATAGATCATGCTCGCTTTCTTGCAACGCAAGCTGGAGATAGCGCACCTCACTATCAACATTCCACTATTGGTTATAATTATAGACTAAGTAATATATCCGCGGGAATAGGGAGGGGGCAAATGGAGGTATTGGATAAAAGAATTCAACAAAAACGAACTTTATTTAGACGGTATTTCGAGAGGCTCGAAGGATCGTGGTTTATTGGTGAGAACGATGACACTTCCTTGGGAATCTCTGGCATTCAATTTTTAAAGGAATCCGATAACTCTTATAGTAATCGTTCGGTTGACGTACTGTTATAA
- a CDS encoding polysaccharide biosynthesis protein: MLVLQAGGLRENGVVYILEMGEPVHILDLAEDLIRLSGLKPRIDIPIEFTGIRKGEKLHEELFTSEEHTRVTRYDKIHIAVQKGLPDEFEDKLE, from the coding sequence ATGCTTGTTCTTCAAGCAGGTGGTCTGAGGGAAAATGGCGTGGTCTATATTCTGGAGATGGGGGAACCAGTACACATACTAGATTTGGCAGAAGACTTGATTCGCCTTTCGGGTCTTAAGCCACGAATAGACATTCCTATTGAATTTACGGGTATAAGGAAAGGCGAAAAGTTGCACGAAGAGTTATTTACATCAGAAGAACATACACGGGTTACTCGATATGATAAAATACACATTGCTGTACAGAAAGGATTGCCAGATGAATTTGAGGATAAACTTGAATAG
- a CDS encoding glycosyltransferase family 2 protein → MSVPLTVLMPVFNTIEYLDEAVASILQQQYEEYEFLIIDDGSTDGCWRRLQAYSDPRIRLFRNDTNEGLIATLNKGLELAQGRYIARMDSG, encoded by the coding sequence ATGTCTGTTCCTCTAACGGTGTTGATGCCGGTATTCAACACGATTGAGTACCTTGATGAGGCAGTTGCAAGCATTCTGCAACAGCAATATGAGGAATATGAATTTCTAATCATTGATGATGGCTCCACAGACGGGTGCTGGCGCCGCCTTCAGGCATATTCCGATCCGCGAATTCGTCTCTTTCGGAACGATACAAATGAAGGGCTAATTGCCACCCTCAATAAAGGGTTAGAGCTGGCGCAAGGAAGGTATATAGCTCGAATGGATTCGGGATGA
- a CDS encoding glycosyltransferase — protein MLYMTTGPGFPATGQHFSISGKYDIPLIVTPHGLLKSGAMRQNTIKKRLAWNLYQKTILKEADLVHVTSEDEKEDLLRLGIKTEITVIPNGVNIPDCLSREDSGGLRKALFLSRMEPIKGLPMLLKAWNSLNTSGWELILAGPSKGSYIDSIRNLISKLQLENVKLNGEIAENDKWDLYCDSDLFILPSHSENFALVVAEALATGLPVITTTSTPWEELRSHRCGWWVAPELDHIRTALEEALNLSRMELKHMGKRGRDLIERNYTWENVSARMETLYRKVCS, from the coding sequence ATGTTATACATGACCACGGGGCCTGGCTTCCCAGCAACTGGGCAGCATTTCAGCATAAGTGGTAAATATGATATTCCTTTAATTGTCACACCTCATGGACTTTTGAAATCAGGGGCGATGCGCCAGAATACCATCAAGAAGCGGCTGGCCTGGAATTTATATCAGAAAACCATCCTGAAAGAGGCAGATCTGGTCCATGTAACCTCAGAGGACGAAAAGGAAGATCTACTCCGCCTAGGAATTAAAACGGAGATAACGGTTATTCCCAATGGCGTTAATATTCCGGATTGTCTTTCCCGTGAGGATTCAGGGGGACTCAGGAAGGCTCTTTTTCTATCACGTATGGAACCGATAAAAGGATTGCCCATGCTTCTGAAAGCATGGAATAGCCTGAATACTTCAGGTTGGGAACTGATACTAGCTGGGCCCAGCAAAGGATCATATATTGACTCAATTCGAAATTTAATCTCCAAATTGCAACTGGAGAACGTGAAACTGAATGGCGAAATCGCTGAAAATGACAAGTGGGATCTGTATTGTGATTCAGATCTGTTTATTCTGCCGAGTCACTCGGAAAATTTTGCGCTTGTCGTAGCAGAGGCGCTTGCAACTGGTTTGCCGGTGATTACTACTACATCCACACCTTGGGAGGAGTTGCGGAGCCATAGGTGCGGGTGGTGGGTGGCACCGGAATTGGATCATATTCGGACCGCACTAGAAGAAGCCCTGAACCTATCACGCATGGAACTGAAGCATATGGGTAAGCGTGGACGAGATCTTATAGAGCGAAACTATACTTGGGAAAATGTCAGCGCTCGTATGGAGACCCTGTATCGAAAGGTCTGTTCTTAA